From a single Cnuibacter physcomitrellae genomic region:
- a CDS encoding CarD family transcriptional regulator: MLFEVGETVVYPHHGAATISEVKTRVIKGEEKIYLKLRVTQGDLTIEVPADNVDLVGVRDVIGKEGLDKVFEVLRAPFTEEPTNWSRRYKANLEKLASGDVIKVSEVVRDLWRRDQDRGLSAGEKRMLAKARQILISELALAEKTDEEKASLVLDEVLAS, translated from the coding sequence ATGCTTTTCGAAGTCGGTGAAACCGTCGTCTACCCCCACCACGGAGCTGCCACCATCTCCGAGGTGAAGACCCGAGTGATCAAGGGCGAGGAGAAGATCTACCTCAAGCTGCGCGTCACGCAGGGCGACCTGACGATCGAGGTCCCGGCAGACAACGTCGACCTGGTCGGCGTGCGCGACGTCATCGGCAAGGAGGGCCTCGACAAGGTGTTCGAGGTGCTGCGCGCTCCGTTCACGGAGGAGCCCACCAACTGGTCCCGCCGGTACAAGGCCAACCTCGAGAAGCTCGCCTCCGGCGACGTCATCAAGGTGAGCGAGGTCGTCCGCGACCTGTGGCGCCGCGACCAGGATCGTGGCCTCTCGGCGGGCGAGAAGCGCATGCTCGCCAAGGCTCGCCAGATCCTCATCTCCGAGCTCGCCCTCGCCGAGAAGACCGACGAGGAGAAGGCGTCGCTCGTGCTCGACGAGGTGCTCGCCTCCTGA
- the ispD gene encoding 2-C-methyl-D-erythritol 4-phosphate cytidylyltransferase yields MTAAGSRVSARVAVIVVAAGSGSRLGQSRAKAFVDVGGRTVLDRALDPVGRLREPAEVVAVVPAGHEGEASEILARHDRLAGRHVVVGGATRHESVVRGLDLVSETVDVVLVHDAARAFTPAAVFDSVIEAVRASGGGVIPVMPVVDTVKSVDDGELVTGTVDRARLRAVQTPQGFPRETLVAAYRAAQVDATDDAGVVFDAGHPILTVEGDPLSFKITTPDDLRRAVEHVSGPAIAVPRIGQGFDTHAFAGDDTALWLAGLEWPGERGLAGHSDGDVAVHALCDALLSAAGLGDLGSTFGTADPRFAGAHGEVFLTETLRLVTEAGFAVGNASVQIIGNRPRFAPRRQEAEERLGTLLGAPVSIAATTTDGLGFAGRGEGLAALATALLVVTRPRSAEVSP; encoded by the coding sequence CTGACGGCAGCGGGCTCTCGCGTGTCTGCGAGGGTTGCCGTCATCGTCGTCGCCGCAGGATCGGGCTCCAGGCTCGGCCAGTCGCGCGCGAAGGCCTTCGTCGACGTCGGCGGGCGCACCGTCCTCGATCGGGCGCTCGACCCCGTGGGCCGGCTCCGTGAGCCGGCGGAGGTCGTCGCCGTCGTGCCGGCAGGGCACGAGGGCGAAGCGTCCGAGATCCTCGCGCGCCACGACCGTCTCGCCGGCCGACACGTCGTCGTCGGCGGGGCCACGAGACACGAGTCGGTCGTCCGCGGCCTCGACCTCGTGTCCGAGACGGTCGATGTCGTCCTCGTCCACGACGCGGCCCGAGCCTTCACTCCGGCGGCGGTGTTCGACAGCGTCATCGAGGCGGTGCGGGCGAGCGGCGGGGGAGTGATCCCGGTGATGCCCGTCGTCGACACCGTGAAGAGCGTCGACGACGGCGAGCTCGTGACCGGCACGGTCGATCGTGCCCGTCTGCGCGCGGTGCAGACGCCCCAGGGCTTCCCCCGCGAGACCCTCGTGGCCGCGTACCGCGCGGCGCAGGTCGATGCCACCGACGACGCCGGCGTGGTGTTCGACGCGGGTCATCCCATCCTCACCGTCGAAGGGGATCCCTTGTCGTTCAAGATCACGACGCCCGACGACCTCCGCCGTGCCGTCGAGCACGTCTCCGGGCCCGCGATCGCGGTGCCCAGGATCGGCCAGGGCTTCGACACGCACGCCTTCGCAGGCGACGACACCGCGCTCTGGCTGGCCGGCCTCGAGTGGCCGGGCGAGCGCGGGCTCGCCGGGCACAGCGACGGCGACGTCGCCGTGCACGCGCTGTGCGACGCGCTGCTCTCCGCGGCCGGTCTCGGAGACCTCGGGAGCACGTTCGGCACGGCCGATCCGCGCTTCGCCGGTGCGCACGGAGAGGTCTTCCTCACCGAGACGCTGAGGCTCGTGACCGAGGCGGGCTTCGCCGTGGGCAACGCGAGCGTGCAGATCATCGGCAACCGGCCGCGGTTCGCTCCGCGCCGACAGGAGGCCGAGGAGCGGCTCGGCACCCTGCTGGGCGCTCCCGTGAGCATCGCCGCGACCACGACCGACGGGCTGGGCTTCGCCGGTCGGGGCGAGGGCCTCGCCGCTCTGGCGACCGCGCTGCTCGTCGTCACACGCCCGCGGTCGGCGGAGGTGTCGCCCTAG